One Cardinium endosymbiont cEper1 of Encarsia pergandiella genomic region harbors:
- a CDS encoding ferredoxin--NADP reductase, with product MEQNQFKVEFIASKMLTPSVAELSFRRLDKLPFPFVPGQFITFLLPHPSGKIVPRSYSLANSPSQTNQLDIAIAPVQGGFATNILFNLKSGDLLDCVGPKGRLILQEAEEPNHYLLVATGTGVAPYRSMLPTLAERLEEDKKVTLLLGVRYASDLLYAEDFIAFAQKYPHFHFRGYLSRASAETPPYQYIGYVQSAFESLDLNPMTDLVYLCGNPYMIDESIQQLQNMGFNLQSIRREKYISRRV from the coding sequence ATGGAACAAAATCAATTTAAAGTTGAGTTTATAGCTTCTAAAATGCTTACACCTAGTGTAGCAGAGTTGTCTTTTAGACGTTTGGATAAACTACCTTTCCCATTTGTACCAGGTCAATTTATTACTTTTTTATTGCCGCACCCCTCTGGAAAAATAGTGCCACGTAGTTATAGCTTAGCCAATAGCCCTTCGCAAACCAACCAATTGGACATTGCAATAGCGCCTGTTCAGGGCGGTTTTGCGACTAACATCCTCTTTAATCTAAAAAGCGGAGATCTATTAGATTGTGTCGGACCTAAAGGTAGGCTTATCCTTCAAGAAGCAGAAGAACCCAATCACTACCTGTTAGTAGCTACTGGAACTGGTGTAGCACCTTATCGTTCTATGCTTCCCACACTTGCTGAACGGCTAGAAGAAGATAAAAAGGTAACCTTGCTATTAGGTGTCCGTTATGCGAGTGACCTGCTTTATGCAGAAGATTTTATTGCTTTTGCCCAAAAATATCCACACTTTCACTTTCGTGGCTATCTGAGTAGAGCAAGTGCAGAGACACCTCCTTATCAATATATAGGGTATGTACAATCCGCTTTTGAAAGCCTTGATTTAAATCCAATGACGGATTTGGTATACCTATGCGGTAATCCATATATGATTGATGAAAGTATTCAACAGTTGCAAAATATGGGTTTTAATCTACAATCTATAAGAAGAGAAAAGTATATCTCTCGTAGGGTGTAA
- a CDS encoding site-2 protease family protein yields MRFRFLKISVSIELSYWVFLLLVITSVGGQYIEVLLWSSVFTLSILVHEYGHALAALFFDAAPNIVLQAFGGITRFNVARLTSKQKFLIILAGPLFQGLLTLMAYLLLQFNIFNNYLLQYLLFITMYVNSRWLLLNLIPIVPLDGGWLLRYILEKLFGHKGYLASIIIGLVAAAIAIPFLYLAGYHWFFIVQLFIAGWHYCKCWQQARK; encoded by the coding sequence TTGCGTTTTAGATTTTTAAAAATTTCAGTATCTATTGAGCTGAGTTATTGGGTCTTTTTATTGTTGGTCATCACTAGTGTAGGTGGCCAATATATAGAGGTTTTGCTATGGTCTAGTGTCTTTACCTTAAGTATATTGGTACATGAATATGGCCATGCGTTAGCAGCTCTTTTTTTTGATGCAGCACCCAACATTGTATTACAAGCTTTTGGTGGCATCACTCGCTTCAATGTCGCACGCTTAACAAGTAAACAAAAATTTTTAATTATCCTTGCAGGCCCCCTTTTTCAAGGATTATTGACACTGATGGCCTATCTGTTGCTTCAATTTAATATTTTTAATAACTATCTGTTGCAGTATTTGCTCTTTATAACTATGTATGTAAATAGTAGATGGTTGCTGTTGAATTTAATACCTATTGTGCCACTAGATGGTGGCTGGTTGTTGCGCTATATACTAGAAAAACTTTTTGGTCATAAGGGCTATCTAGCCAGTATTATCATCGGCTTGGTCGCTGCTGCCATTGCCATTCCTTTTTTGTATCTTGCAGGCTATCACTGGTTCTTTATCGTGCAACTCTTTATAGCTGGATGGCATTACTGTAAATGCTGGCAACAGGCAAGAAAATGA
- a CDS encoding ankyrin repeat domain-containing protein, with the protein MKTLNVHTKQRCFFIKSITVLSLSFILQGRSCRSGGGTMDYMVKKIDDKQFIKEIGNKKDISQEDEVGNNMLYAAVSNKELQKVVLVLKRIDEDIASKRDLEYNHKDFPNTYYNNSNKTALGLAIEKNYIEIVKRLAQSEHIDINKAKKGSTSLLEALLNKKKEIATILLNDPKTDIRTKDATSGSSPLHLAIEQKLEDIASLLITKLSDQDLKGKNKKGDTPLHLAIEHNLDDVVLSLVKKFSTIEDLCDKDKKGRTPLHMAVRGTDTNAFQIVFHRIEHLCNDKSTSIGKLFEKDTKGRSVFARAYLPKYDTQRRVRIFEENMKPFASILSTVHNNLTTTDWESIANEINSLEQKRTINEGYRAKLLKIVDRYKPLQNAIGA; encoded by the coding sequence ATGAAAACGCTTAATGTACATACCAAACAACGTTGTTTTTTTATAAAAAGTATTACGGTTCTATCGCTATCGTTTATCTTGCAAGGTAGAAGCTGTCGGTCAGGTGGTGGAACGATGGATTATATGGTAAAAAAGATAGATGACAAACAATTTATTAAAGAAATAGGGAATAAAAAAGATATTAGTCAGGAAGATGAAGTAGGCAATAACATGCTATACGCTGCTGTAAGCAATAAAGAGCTTCAAAAAGTAGTTCTTGTGCTCAAGCGTATCGATGAAGACATTGCATCTAAACGTGATTTAGAATATAACCATAAAGATTTTCCCAACACATATTATAACAATAGCAACAAAACTGCACTTGGCCTAGCTATAGAAAAAAATTATATTGAAATCGTCAAACGGCTAGCTCAGAGCGAGCATATTGATATCAATAAAGCAAAAAAAGGCTCAACTTCACTTTTGGAAGCGCTCTTGAATAAAAAGAAAGAAATAGCTACCATTTTATTAAATGACCCTAAAACAGATATCCGTACAAAAGATGCAACTTCAGGTTCTTCCCCATTACATTTGGCAATTGAACAGAAGCTTGAAGATATAGCTTCTTTACTCATTACTAAGCTCTCTGATCAAGATTTAAAGGGAAAGAATAAAAAGGGTGACACACCGCTCCATTTGGCGATTGAACATAATCTAGATGATGTAGTACTATCGCTGGTCAAAAAATTTTCTACGATAGAAGATTTATGCGATAAGGATAAAAAAGGAAGAACCCCACTACATATGGCGGTGCGTGGCACCGATACAAATGCATTTCAAATAGTTTTTCATAGAATAGAGCATTTGTGTAACGACAAAAGTACATCCATTGGTAAACTTTTTGAGAAAGATACAAAAGGCCGCTCGGTATTTGCACGTGCTTATTTGCCAAAATATGATACACAAAGACGAGTTCGTATTTTTGAAGAAAATATGAAGCCGTTCGCATCTATCTTGTCCACTGTACACAATAATTTGACTACAACGGATTGGGAATCTATTGCTAATGAAATCAATAGCTTAGAGCAAAAAAGGACCATCAACGAGGGATATAGGGCTAAATTGCTCAAAATAGTGGATCGATATAAGCCTTTACAAAACGCAATAGGTGCATAA